From one Amycolatopsis sp. FDAARGOS 1241 genomic stretch:
- a CDS encoding MurR/RpiR family transcriptional regulator, protein MDTSESGLSLASRVNHEWTRLSKTERVVARYLVAAPPQRVMLATAGDIGRATGTSDATVVRTARRLGYAGLPDLKAALGAHLTTVATGAPQISERLQLTRSAGDLAATAARVVADARDRVAELGRKTDPAALGRALQLIAPASTVFCYGWGVNELSARYLALKLNRAGKFAVSSGATGFTLADDLLALSARHAVVIFAPGRVLPELALLTAHARAAGAGLILVTENLGEEITGSVDVVLRDEASAGGLTAEPIGGLLVADMLVLATMAVGRDPALDTYELLTRLRRELAGDA, encoded by the coding sequence TTGGACACTTCAGAATCGGGGTTGTCCCTCGCGAGCCGGGTGAACCACGAGTGGACCCGGTTGAGCAAGACCGAACGCGTCGTCGCCCGCTACCTGGTCGCGGCACCGCCACAGCGCGTCATGCTCGCCACCGCAGGCGACATCGGCCGCGCCACGGGCACCAGCGACGCCACGGTCGTGCGCACCGCGCGCCGTCTCGGCTACGCGGGCCTGCCGGACCTCAAGGCGGCTCTCGGCGCGCACCTGACGACGGTGGCCACCGGGGCCCCGCAGATCAGCGAACGCCTGCAGCTCACCCGGTCCGCCGGCGACCTCGCGGCGACCGCCGCGCGGGTCGTGGCCGACGCCCGTGACCGCGTCGCCGAGCTCGGCCGCAAGACCGACCCGGCGGCGCTGGGCCGCGCGCTGCAGCTCATCGCGCCCGCGTCGACGGTGTTCTGCTACGGCTGGGGTGTCAACGAGCTGTCCGCGCGCTACCTCGCATTGAAGCTCAACCGGGCCGGCAAGTTCGCCGTCTCCTCGGGCGCCACCGGCTTCACCCTCGCCGACGACCTGCTCGCCCTCTCGGCCCGCCACGCGGTGGTGATCTTCGCGCCCGGCCGCGTGCTGCCCGAGCTCGCGCTGCTCACCGCCCACGCGCGGGCCGCCGGGGCCGGGCTGATCCTCGTGACCGAGAACCTCGGCGAGGAGATCACCGGCTCCGTCGACGTCGTCCTGCGCGACGAGGCGTCGGCGGGTGGCCTCACGGCCGAACCGATCGGCGGGCTGCTCGTCGCCGACATGCTGGTGCTCGCCACGATGGCCGTGGGGCGCGACCCCGCCCTCGACACCTACGAACTGCTCACACGGCTGCGCCGGGAGCTCGCCGGCGATGCCTGA
- a CDS encoding gamma-glutamyltransferase family protein: MSPTTGAIASPHSLATRAGEEAFRAGGNALDAALATATALTVVYPHNTALGGDLVALVRTPGGTITCVNATGTAPAARDLAELRARHGDRLPERGPDTITVPGAVRGWEAIRRHGAALDWAAQFSAAIGYAADGVPVARSLAAAFVTDRALLEADAGSRAVFAPGGEFVRERLTQPRLAESLRAIAAGGPGEFYEGAVGAALARGSQALGCPLTTLDLAAYRVRETAALSAPLGGFRVHTSPPNTQGFALLRTVRALTGLGYAAAPWTTPAAVLGRLFHDGTRVRDTLLADPDFATTDVENDGFAGLLASLREPRGAATVAAPAIPRGDTVGVAAADSSGFAVSIIQSVFDSFGAGVLEPETGIILQNRGSSFSLDPGSPNVIAPGKRPKHTLMPVLVTAGDGRVRWVNSTMGGHGQPQIHAQVLLRLLAGDSPHDAVSAPRWVVGARAGGQASDTVHHEADLSPAVVASLAADDFPLCEVPPRTEFLGHTNVVSIDAEGVFTAGSDPRSDGSAAVVRR, encoded by the coding sequence TTGTCCCCGACCACCGGTGCGATCGCGTCCCCCCACTCGCTGGCCACCCGGGCCGGCGAGGAAGCGTTCCGGGCCGGTGGCAACGCCCTCGACGCCGCGCTCGCGACGGCCACGGCGCTCACCGTCGTCTACCCGCACAACACCGCCCTCGGCGGCGACCTCGTGGCTCTCGTGCGAACCCCCGGCGGCACGATCACGTGCGTGAACGCCACCGGCACCGCCCCGGCCGCGCGCGACCTCGCCGAACTGCGCGCCCGCCACGGCGACCGGTTGCCCGAACGCGGTCCCGACACGATCACCGTGCCCGGCGCCGTGCGCGGCTGGGAAGCGATCCGCCGGCACGGCGCGGCACTGGATTGGGCCGCGCAGTTCTCCGCCGCGATCGGCTACGCGGCTGACGGCGTGCCCGTGGCCCGCTCACTGGCCGCCGCGTTCGTGACCGACCGCGCCCTGCTGGAGGCCGACGCCGGTTCGCGCGCGGTGTTCGCACCCGGCGGGGAGTTCGTGCGCGAGCGGCTCACGCAGCCGCGGCTGGCCGAGTCGCTGCGGGCCATCGCGGCCGGCGGCCCCGGCGAGTTCTACGAAGGCGCCGTCGGCGCGGCGCTGGCCCGCGGCTCACAGGCCCTCGGCTGTCCGCTGACGACGCTCGACCTCGCGGCCTACCGCGTGCGCGAGACAGCCGCGCTTTCCGCACCACTGGGCGGGTTCCGCGTGCACACGAGCCCGCCCAACACCCAGGGCTTCGCGCTGCTGCGAACGGTGCGGGCGCTCACCGGACTCGGGTACGCGGCCGCGCCGTGGACCACCCCCGCCGCCGTGCTGGGCCGCTTGTTCCACGACGGCACCCGCGTCCGCGACACCCTGCTGGCCGACCCGGACTTCGCCACGACCGACGTGGAGAACGACGGGTTCGCCGGACTCCTCGCGTCGCTGCGGGAGCCACGCGGCGCCGCCACCGTCGCCGCCCCGGCGATCCCCCGAGGCGACACGGTCGGCGTCGCGGCGGCCGACTCCTCGGGGTTCGCGGTGTCGATCATCCAGAGCGTCTTCGACAGCTTCGGCGCGGGCGTGCTCGAACCGGAGACCGGGATCATCCTGCAGAACCGCGGCAGCAGCTTCTCCCTCGACCCGGGCTCGCCCAACGTCATCGCACCCGGCAAGCGGCCGAAGCACACGCTGATGCCGGTCCTCGTCACGGCCGGGGACGGCCGCGTCCGCTGGGTCAACTCCACAATGGGCGGACACGGCCAGCCGCAGATCCACGCCCAGGTCCTGCTGCGCCTGCTGGCCGGCGATTCGCCCCACGACGCGGTGAGCGCACCACGCTGGGTCGTCGGCGCTCGCGCGGGAGGCCAGGCCTCCGACACCGTCCACCACGAAGCCGACCTCTCCCCCGCCGTCGTCGCGAGCCTCGCCGCCGATGACTTCCCGCTGTGCGAAGTCCCGCCGCGCACCGAGTTCCTGGGCCACACCAACGTGGTGTCGATCGACGCCGAGGGCGTGTTCACCGCCGGCAGCGACCCCCGTTCCGACGGTTCGGCCGCCGTGGTGCGGCGGTGA